In Methanomicrobiales archaeon, the DNA window TGTCGTAGACGGGCACGCCATGCACCGTCTGCCCCCCCTTGCCCGGACTGATGCCGGCGACCACGCCCCGCCCTCCCACGGAGCGGGCGTAGGCGTTCATCAGCTGGATGTGGAAGGCCCCCTGCTTGCCGGTGGCGCCCTGCACGATCACGCCCAGGTTGCGATCCCCGTAGATCATCGGGACGCCTCCACCGCGGCGCGCACCGCCTGGTCCATCGTCTCGAACATCTCGTAGCCGTGCTGCCGCAGCAGGGCCCTCCCCTCCTCCTCGTTCGTGCCGGCCAGCCGCACCATGATCTTCTGGGGCACCTGCGCCTCGACGATTCCCCGCGCCACCTCGTCGCAGCGGGTGATCCCCCCGAGCAGGTTCACCAGGATGACGCGGACGGACGGATCCGAGGCGACGAGGCGGACCGCGTGCATCACGCGCTCCTGGTCCGCGCCGCCGCCGACGTCCAGGAAGTTGGCCGCCGCGCCCCGGAAGTACTGGATCAGGTCGAGCGTCGCCATGGTGAGCCCGGCGCCGTTGCCGATCACGCCGATGCTGCCCGCCAGCTCCACGTAGGAGAACCCGTGCCGTTCGGCTTCACGCTCGCGGGGTGAGAGATCGCGGTTCACCTGGATGCCCTGGCGGGAGAGGGCGTTGTCGTCCACGACGATCCTGGCGTCCGCCGCGACCATACCCCCCGGCGTGGACACCAGGGGGTTGATCTCCGCCAGCAGCGCATCCTTTCCCCGGAACACCTGGTAGAGACGCTGGATGACGGGCCCGATCCGCACGTCCGTTCTGCCGGCGAGTTCGCGCACCATGAACGCCGGCACCTCGGTCAGCAGCGGCGAGACGGTCACCCTCCGCACGGCGTCGGGCCGCTCTCTCGCGACCGCCTCGATATCCACGCCGCCCGAGTCCGCAAAGAGGATCACCGCCTCCCGGCTGGAGCGGTCGATCGTGATGGAGAGGTAGTACTCCTGCTGGATCGGGAGACGCTCCTCCATGAGGACGGTGCGGACCGGGAGGCCCTTGATCTCCCGCGAGAAGAGTTCTGCAGCGGTCTCGACCGCATTTTCACGATCCGCCATCAGGATGCCGCCGGCCTTTCCCCTGCCGGCCACCTCCACCTGCGCCTTCAGGACCACCGGGGACCCGATGGCGTCCAGGTGCTCCCCGACTTCGTCCGGGCTCCGCACCAGGATCCCTTTCGGAACCGGGATCCCGTACGCCCGGAAGATCTCCTTCGCTTCGTGCTCCATCAGTTTCATGCGCTTCCTCTCCCTTCCCGCACCAGCGCGAACCCGCGCTTCAGCGCCTGCAGGTTCAGACCCTCGGTCCCCTTCGGCACGCTGTCCAGCACCGCCTTCTCGATCGCCGCCTCGCTGACGACCCCGGTCGCAGCGACCAGCGCACCGAGCATCACGATGTTGGCGACGATCACGCGTTTCAACGTGTTCTTCGCCTCCGACGTCGCCGGCACCGCGTACCATCGGCAGTCGGGGCGGGAGCGCACCATGTCGGAGTCCAGGACCATGACCGCGTCCCGCGGGGCGCCGGCGCCGTAGCGTTCGAACCCCTCCTGGGACATGATCACGAAGATGTCCGGCGCCGTCACCTCGGGGTAGAGGATCGGCTCGTCGTCGATGACGACCGCGCTCATCGATGCCCCGCCGCGGGCCTCGGGCCCGTATACCTGCGTCTGGACGGCGTGCTTGTTGTCGTGCAGGGCGGCCGCCCGCCCCAGGATCACGGCGGCGAGGATGATGCCCTGGCCGCCGAAGCCGGAGAACCGCACCTCGTGCCTCACCGTCTCGCCCCCAGCACCGCGCGGTTCCGCCGCACGAACTCCCCCATCGGGATCATCCCGGGGGGGACTTCCTGCCCCTCCCGCTCCATCCGCTGCTTCTTCTGGAGCAGGATGGAGTGGGTCTTCAGGTACTCGACCATATCCGTCGCCTCGCGGAGGCGGTTCCTCCGCCCGTAGCCGGTCGGGCACTGCACGAGCGCCTCCACAAAGGAGAATCCGGGCGTCTCCAGACCCGTGCGGATCGCCCGGGTCAGCTCCTTCACGTGGTAGGAGGTCCAGCGGGCCACGTAGTTGGCGCCGGCCGCCACCGCGAGCAGGGAGAGATCGAAGGGCTCCTCCTCCGCCCCGTAGGGCGTGGTGGACGAGAGCGCGCTCCGCGGGGTGGTGGGGCTCCCCTGCCCGCCCGTCATGCCGTAGATGAAGTTGTTCATGCAGACGACCGTCATGTCCACGTTGCGGCGGCAGGCGTGGATGAAGTGGTTGCCGCCGATCGCCGCCAGGTCTCCGTCGCCCGTGAAGACCACCACCTGGAGCGCAGGATTGGCCAGTTTCACCCCGGTCGCGAAGGCGAGCGCCCGCCCGTGGGTGGTGTGGAGTCCGTCGGTCTTGATGTAGCCCGGTGCCCGCGACGAGCAGCCGATGCCGGAGACGAAGACCGTCTCCTCGCGGCTCCACCCCATCGACTCCACCGCGTCCAGCGTGCAGTTGATCACGGTGCCGTTGCCGCACCCGGCGCAGTAGATGTGGGGTAGGCGGTCCTCGCGGTACCAGTCCAGGAAGGTCATCGGGCCCCCTCCGCCGCCCGGGCGAGCTCCCCCGGCGTGTGCAGCTCCCCCCCGATCTTGGGTATCGAGACGACCGCCTGATCCACGTGCCGCTCGATCTCGCGGGAGATCTGACCGAGGTTCATCTCGGGCACGAGGAACGTGCGGGCGTTCCTGAACTCCCGCAGGGCGAACTCCGGGAAAGGCCAGACCGTCTTCAGCCGCAGGTGGCCGATACCCCCGTCTCCGGCGTCGTGCAGCACCTGCTGCACGGTCCGCGCCGGGGCGCCGTAGGAGACGAAGACGATCTCGGCGTCCGGGTTGACCGCGTCGTAGTCGGCGATCTCCCGCCGGGCGTCCTCCACCTTCCGCACCAGGCGGGTGACGAGAGCCTCGTGGATCTTCGGGTGGTTCGTGCGCGGGTAGCCCCGCTCGTCGTGCGTCAGCCCGGTGACATGGACCGCATGCCCCCGCCCGAAGGCGGGGAATCCGGGGACGCCGTCCGCTCCACCCTGGAAGGGCAGCGCACCCGCCTCCAGCGGTCTCCGCTCCGCGATCTCCACGCGGTCGGGGATGACGATCCGCTCCCGCATGTGCCCGACGATCTCGTCTGCCATGAGAAATACCGGTACGCGGTACCTGTCCGCCAGGTTGAATGCCTTTGCCGTGAGTTCGAACATCTCCTGCACGCTCGCCGGCGCGAGGGCGATGATGCTGTAGTCCCCGTGCGAGCCGAAGCGGCACTGGAGCATGTCCCCCTGGGCGGCGAGGGTGGGCTGGCCGGTGCTCGGGCCCCCCCGCTGGACGTTGACGATGACGCAGGGCGTCTCGGTCATGGCCGCGTAGCCGATGTTCTCCATCATCAGGGAGAACCCCGGTCCGCTCGTCGCGGTCATCGCCCGCACGCCACTCCAGGAGGCGCCGATGACGGCGGCGATGCTGGCGATCTCGTCCTCCATCTGGATGAAGGTGCCCTGCCGCCCGGGGAGGCGTGCGGCCATGTGCTCGGCGATCTCGGTCGACGGGGTGATCGGGTAGCCGCCGAAAAAGCGGCAGCCGGCCGCGAGCGCCCCCTCGGCACAGGCCACGTTCCCCTGCATGAACTCGGTGCGGGTCATGCCTCGACCACGACCTTCGTCCGGGCCAGAGGCGTATCCTCCTCCCAGCGGATCGCCTGATCCGGACAGATCTTCTGGCAGTAGCCGCAGATCACTCTCCCGTAGAGGTGCTGGAGGCGGCAGTTGGGGCAGCGTTCGGGCCGATCCAGGATCGGCTGGACGATTCCCCGCTCGTTCTGCGTATGCCCGGGCTGGAATATCCTGTAGGGGCAGACCAGGGTGCAGAGGTTGCAGCCTTTGCATCGTTTCTCGTCTATGACCAGGTGCATGCCTTCGTATCCTTACCCCTAAGGTTGAACCGCCGGAGAAAAAAAGGTATACCCGTCCGTCGGGTGCCGATTTCCCTCCCTGCGGCAGGGCAGCGGGAGGAGCAGACGATCCCCCCGCCTAGAGCCGTGCGCAGCCTCGCGCCCTCTCCATCACCGAGGCGAAGAGGTCCGTCCCCCGGGCATCGATACCCACGACGAGGGGGAGGCGGTCGAGGCGGAGGATCCAGATCGCCTCCGCCATCCCGAGGTCCTCCCAGTAGACGCCTTCGAGCGCCATGCGGGAGGCGGCGAGCACGGCGCAGCCTCCGGTGAAGGCCAGGTAGACGCCCCGCCCGCGGAGGTGCTCGACCACCTCCCCTCCCATGCCCCCTTTCCCGATCAGCGCCCGAACGCCACGATCGAGCAGGAAGGCGGTGAAGGCGTTCATCCGGGCCGAGGTGGTCGGGCCGGCGGCGAGCACCCGCCCGTCACGGACGAGCGGGCCGCAGTGGTAGACGGCAGCGCCCCGCGGGTCGAACGGTATGCCCCGCTCGAGCATCCGCCGGTGCGCCTCGTCCCGGGCGGTATACACGATCCCGGAGAGGGTGATTCGATCCCCGGCCCGCAGGTCCAGCACTTCGTCCCCGAGGGGGGTCGTGAGTTCTCTCACCGCCGCACCTCCACCGTCGCCCGGCGGCAGGCCCAGCACTGGACGTTGACGGCAACCGGGAGGGATGCGGTGTGGCAGTCCGCCTGCCGCACCTTCACCGCCAGGGCGGTGGTCTCCCCACCGAGCCCCATGGGGCCGATCCCGAGGGCGTTGACGGCCTCGCAGAGCCGCCGTTCGAGCCCTGTCATCGTGTCGATCGGGGAGAGCAGGGCCTCCTTCGCCAGCGCTGCGGAGCCGTCGAATGTGCCGCCGATCCCGACGCCGAGCACCAGCGGCGGGCAGGGCCGCCCGCCGGCGCGGAGCACCGTCTCCACCACGAACCGTTCGATCTCCTCCCGCTCCGAGGGGAGGAGCATCCCGATCCGCGAGACGTTCTCGGAACCCGCCCCCTTGGGCAGGGCCGTGATCGCGAACCGCTCGCCCGGGCGGAGATGGACCGACGGCATGCCGGGACCGGTGTTGTCCCCGCGGTTCTCCCGCGTGAGGGGATCCACCACGTTGGGGCGGAGCGGCACCCTCTCGGTGGCGCGCCGCACGCCCTCGGCAAGGGCGGCATAGAGTCGCTCCGAGAGGGGGACGTCCGGTGGCAGGGAGACGTACAGAACCGGCACACCCGTGTCCTGGCAGAGGGGCAGCCGCAGCTCCTCCGCCAGCTCCACGTTTCTCAGGATGTTCCGGAGTTCTGATCGTGCGACGGGGTTCGGTTCCCGCTCTTCCGCCCGCTGCAGGGCGCGGAGAACGTCGGCGGGCAGGTGCACCTCCGCCTCCTGCAGGGCGCGGCAGGTCGCGTCGGCGACGGCTTCGAAGAGCGGGGTATTCGGGGTATTCTGCATTCATTTTAATGAAATCGCGCGGATCTAAAAAATATTGCGGATCCTGTCAAATTCCCGCGGCACGGAGAGCAAGAAAGAATCCATGTACGCGAAATTCCTATGGGGCAGATCGATGCCCGTCTCTATTCCCTGCGAAGATGTACACCCATGATTGCTGCATGGAAGAGCGAAGGATCGGGTCTGCCCAACAGGGCCCGATCGTGGCGCGGAGTCTGCATGCTGTACACTGGGCGATAGCCTCTCAAAGCTATTAGATACCCCTGGGGTATGGGAAGAGGAGTTCTGACCCTCCTTCCAGGGATGTGACGAGGCTCGCGGAGAAGCGGTTGTATTCTCGACAGAAGAGCTCGAATCGCGCGATCCGTAGTGGTTCTCGCACGCGGGGGCGGGGGCGATTGGGAGAGGGCTCGTGCCATCCTGCCCTCCAGGGTATCGTACTGGCGGGGCGGGGGCATGGGGGGAGAGGGCGCGCCCCTTCCCCCTCTCGACCTCCTTCCCCTGTAGTATCGATAGGACTGCAACTCATGCCATTGAGAGTTAGAATAATCCCACTCCCCGAATCTGGATCGGACCTCAAGGCCATCCCCCTGTTTAATTGTGGCAGGGCAAGGCCATCCAGGAGGTGCACTCCCCCCTTGGTGCGATAGGACCCTTACACGGGATGCTGATACAGGATCGGAGGTCCGTGCCTGCGATCCTGGTCGGATCCCTCCGTATACGCAAGGATGGCAAACGATCTCCGATCACCCGGAAGAGGCCCCGATCACCTTTTCACACTGCAGATGCGATAAGGCCTGGTATCCTGCCTCTTGGAGAACGTATCGCCCTTCTACGCCTCCGGGTATCCGTATTATCCTATCAAACCTGCATCTCCGGAGAAAAGCAGGACCCGAATCGGGAGAAGAAGAGAAACGGGTGGGGCTGATTTATGAAACCAATCCCCGGTCAGGGATGGTACGCGATCGGAAAAAAGTATTGCTTGTCAGGCTGCCGCCGTCTCCGTGATGGTGATGCGGCTCGGCGAGGGGAGCTTGTAGCCCCCGTGGCGGAGGGCGTCCTTCGCCTTCTCCACGTACTGGGGCGTGGTGAAGACCGAGATGATCTTCTGCCCGGCCTGGACGCGGGCGGCGGTCCCCACCGGCTTTCCGAAGGCAAGGCGCATCCCCTCGGACACACGGTCGGCCCCGGCGCCGGTCGCCTGCTTGTTCTCCCGCAGCACATGGTGGGGATACGTGCGAATCTTCAGGCGGAAGTTCATCCTGCCCACGTTGGACTGCAGCCTGCGGTTGATGGAGACGCGGGCCGCCTCAAGGGCCGAATGCCGGATCTGGCACTGCTCGATCACGGAAAGGGAGACCTCGACCGGGAACTCCTCCGAGAGGTTCCCCAGATCGAAGGTCACGATCTTGCTGCCCGGCACCCCTCCCATGTATTCCCGCCGCGTATACGCCTTCTTGTTGATATTCCTGTACATTCTTCCTGGTTTTCGTACCATTGTCCTCTCGCTCCGTGATATTCTTTATAAAATGGATACCCGCTCTAATAAAACTTACTGGATTGCTGCCGATTCCTCGGTGATCAGGTCGAGCACGTGCTTCCGGGTGGCGGTGAAGTCAGCGCACGTCCGATCCCGCGGGCGGCAGTGGATCACGTTCACGATCTCCTTCACGCGTCCCGGGCGCTTCGTCAGCACGACGATCCGATCGGCCAGGTACACCGCCTCGTCCACGCTGTGCGTGACAAAGACGATCGTCTTCTGCATCTTCTCGTGGATCTGCAGGAGTTCCTTCTGCATCCGGTTCCGGGTCTGGGCGTCCAGAGCCCCGAAGGGCTCGTCCATGAGCAGCACCTCCGGCTCGTTCGCCAGCGCCCGGGCGATTGCGATCCGCTGCCGCATGCCTCCCGAGAGTTCGGAGGGGTAGCTGTCCCGGAACGGCTCCAGCCCGACGAGCGCGAGATACCGTTCCGCGATCGGAATGCGTTCGCTCCGCGGAACCCCCCGCATCTCCGGACCGAAGGCGATGTTGCCCAGCACCGTGCGCCAGGGAAAGAGCGAATACTCCTGGAAGACCATCCCCACCTTCGGATTCGGCTCGCGGAGCGGTGTGCCGTCCAGCAGCACCTCTCCGCCCGTCGCCACCTCCAGCCCCGCGAGAATCCGCAGCAGGGTCGTCTTGCCGCAGCCGGACGGCCCGAGCAGGCAGATGAACTCCTTGTCCCGGATCTCCAGGTCGATCTCCTTCAGCGCGTCCAGGGGCGCGCCGTTCTCCTTCCCGAAGGTCTTGGAGACCCCCCGCAGTGTCACGGCACCCATTCAGAGCACCTCCCCCTCGCGCCAGCGCAGGAGGCGCCTGTCCACGTAGAACCGGAACACCATGTCGATCAGGAGTCCGAGCACCCCGAGCACCACCATGTAGACGACGACGTTGTCCATCTGGTGCAGGTAGTAGTAGTGCCACATGTTCTTCCCGAGTCCGTAGTTGCTGACCCCGAAGAGCTCGGCGGCCACCAGGCACATCCAGCCGACGCCGGTGCCGATGCGGATGCCCGCCGCGATGGAGGGGATCGAGGCGGGCAGCGCGATGTAGCGGATCAGGTTCAGGCTGCTCGTGCACCCCAGCATCTTCCCCGCCTCCACGAAGACCTTCGGGACGTTGCGGAACCCGGTATAGGTGTTGATCAGGATCGGGAAGACGGCGCCGATGAAGATCACGAACCCGGCAGACTGGTGCGTGAGCCCGAACCAGACGATGGCGAACGGGATCCAGGCGAGCGGCGGGATCGGGCGGAGCAGTTCGATCAGCGGGTTGACGGCCGTATCGATCTCCTTGAACCATCCCATCAGGATGCCGATCGGCACACCGACAAGGAGCGCGGCCGCAAGGCCGATCGCGAAGTGGTAGATGCTGATGGAGAGGTCCGTCAGCATCGGTCCCCGCGTCACCAGGTCGACGAGCGCCAGGGCGACCGCGGAGAGGCTGGGGAGGACGAAGGGATCGCGGACGACATACTCGGCGACGATCTGCCAGAGCCCCAGCGCGACGATCAGGGAGCCGAGCGCAAGCCACCCGCTGTTCCTACGCAGGCCCCGTCCCGGCATGGCGAATCACGATGGCGGCGGCTCTCTTTCTGCTGCGCGAACGAACGTGCTGATGCTTCATCTGCTGTACGTATCTGTCCTGAAAGAATATGAAGGGAGGCTCTACGCCCGGGCTTTCTCGTAGAAGCTCAGGTCGAAGATCTCGTCCCGGGTCAGGGGTTTCTTGATGTAGCCGAGTTCGTACTGGATCTGCGCGAACTCCGTGACCGAGTCGACGATGACGTTCGGGTCTGCGATCCACGCACCATCCCATTCGTTCACCGAGCGGATGACCTGGTCGTACTTGGCATCCGTCTTGGCGGCGTAGATGGCTGCAGCCTCTTCGGGATGCTCGGCATTGTACTGCGTCGCCCGGATGTGCGTCCTCACGAGCTGTTCGACGATCTCCGGATGCTCGCGGATCAGGTTCCCCGAGACCGCGAGGACGCAGCAGGCATGGTTCGGGTCCATCTCACCGGAACGGACCACGGTACGCCCCTTCCCCTCGGCAGCGATGACCGAAGGGGAGGGGTGGGGCAGGAACACGCCGTCGATCTGGCCGGCGGCAATCGCCGTTACCGCGTCGCCGGGC includes these proteins:
- the sucC gene encoding ADP-forming succinate--CoA ligase subunit beta; the protein is MKLMEHEAKEIFRAYGIPVPKGILVRSPDEVGEHLDAIGSPVVLKAQVEVAGRGKAGGILMADRENAVETAAELFSREIKGLPVRTVLMEERLPIQQEYYLSITIDRSSREAVILFADSGGVDIEAVARERPDAVRRVTVSPLLTEVPAFMVRELAGRTDVRIGPVIQRLYQVFRGKDALLAEINPLVSTPGGMVAADARIVVDDNALSRQGIQVNRDLSPREREAERHGFSYVELAGSIGVIGNGAGLTMATLDLIQYFRGAAANFLDVGGGADQERVMHAVRLVASDPSVRVILVNLLGGITRCDEVARGIVEAQVPQKIMVRLAGTNEEEGRALLRQHGYEMFETMDQAVRAAVEASR
- a CDS encoding 2-oxoacid:ferredoxin oxidoreductase subunit gamma: MRHEVRFSGFGGQGIILAAVILGRAAALHDNKHAVQTQVYGPEARGGASMSAVVIDDEPILYPEVTAPDIFVIMSQEGFERYGAGAPRDAVMVLDSDMVRSRPDCRWYAVPATSEAKNTLKRVIVANIVMLGALVAATGVVSEAAIEKAVLDSVPKGTEGLNLQALKRGFALVREGRGSA
- a CDS encoding thiamine pyrophosphate-dependent enzyme yields the protein MTFLDWYREDRLPHIYCAGCGNGTVINCTLDAVESMGWSREETVFVSGIGCSSRAPGYIKTDGLHTTHGRALAFATGVKLANPALQVVVFTGDGDLAAIGGNHFIHACRRNVDMTVVCMNNFIYGMTGGQGSPTTPRSALSSTTPYGAEEEPFDLSLLAVAAGANYVARWTSYHVKELTRAIRTGLETPGFSFVEALVQCPTGYGRRNRLREATDMVEYLKTHSILLQKKQRMEREGQEVPPGMIPMGEFVRRNRAVLGARR
- a CDS encoding 2-oxoacid:acceptor oxidoreductase subunit alpha; this translates as MTRTEFMQGNVACAEGALAAGCRFFGGYPITPSTEIAEHMAARLPGRQGTFIQMEDEIASIAAVIGASWSGVRAMTATSGPGFSLMMENIGYAAMTETPCVIVNVQRGGPSTGQPTLAAQGDMLQCRFGSHGDYSIIALAPASVQEMFELTAKAFNLADRYRVPVFLMADEIVGHMRERIVIPDRVEIAERRPLEAGALPFQGGADGVPGFPAFGRGHAVHVTGLTHDERGYPRTNHPKIHEALVTRLVRKVEDARREIADYDAVNPDAEIVFVSYGAPARTVQQVLHDAGDGGIGHLRLKTVWPFPEFALREFRNARTFLVPEMNLGQISREIERHVDQAVVSIPKIGGELHTPGELARAAEGAR
- a CDS encoding ferredoxin family protein, with the translated sequence MHLVIDEKRCKGCNLCTLVCPYRIFQPGHTQNERGIVQPILDRPERCPNCRLQHLYGRVICGYCQKICPDQAIRWEEDTPLARTKVVVEA
- a CDS encoding FumA C-terminus/TtdB family hydratase beta subunit, which codes for MRELTTPLGDEVLDLRAGDRITLSGIVYTARDEAHRRMLERGIPFDPRGAAVYHCGPLVRDGRVLAAGPTTSARMNAFTAFLLDRGVRALIGKGGMGGEVVEHLRGRGVYLAFTGGCAVLAASRMALEGVYWEDLGMAEAIWILRLDRLPLVVGIDARGTDLFASVMERARGCARL
- a CDS encoding fumarate hydratase, yielding MQNTPNTPLFEAVADATCRALQEAEVHLPADVLRALQRAEEREPNPVARSELRNILRNVELAEELRLPLCQDTGVPVLYVSLPPDVPLSERLYAALAEGVRRATERVPLRPNVVDPLTRENRGDNTGPGMPSVHLRPGERFAITALPKGAGSENVSRIGMLLPSEREEIERFVVETVLRAGGRPCPPLVLGVGIGGTFDGSAALAKEALLSPIDTMTGLERRLCEAVNALGIGPMGLGGETTALAVKVRQADCHTASLPVAVNVQCWACRRATVEVRR
- a CDS encoding 50S ribosomal protein L16; translation: MVRKPGRMYRNINKKAYTRREYMGGVPGSKIVTFDLGNLSEEFPVEVSLSVIEQCQIRHSALEAARVSINRRLQSNVGRMNFRLKIRTYPHHVLRENKQATGAGADRVSEGMRLAFGKPVGTAARVQAGQKIISVFTTPQYVEKAKDALRHGGYKLPSPSRITITETAAA
- a CDS encoding ABC transporter ATP-binding protein — encoded protein: MGAVTLRGVSKTFGKENGAPLDALKEIDLEIRDKEFICLLGPSGCGKTTLLRILAGLEVATGGEVLLDGTPLREPNPKVGMVFQEYSLFPWRTVLGNIAFGPEMRGVPRSERIPIAERYLALVGLEPFRDSYPSELSGGMRQRIAIARALANEPEVLLMDEPFGALDAQTRNRMQKELLQIHEKMQKTIVFVTHSVDEAVYLADRIVVLTKRPGRVKEIVNVIHCRPRDRTCADFTATRKHVLDLITEESAAIQ
- a CDS encoding ABC transporter permease, encoding MPGRGLRRNSGWLALGSLIVALGLWQIVAEYVVRDPFVLPSLSAVALALVDLVTRGPMLTDLSISIYHFAIGLAAALLVGVPIGILMGWFKEIDTAVNPLIELLRPIPPLAWIPFAIVWFGLTHQSAGFVIFIGAVFPILINTYTGFRNVPKVFVEAGKMLGCTSSLNLIRYIALPASIPSIAAGIRIGTGVGWMCLVAAELFGVSNYGLGKNMWHYYYLHQMDNVVVYMVVLGVLGLLIDMVFRFYVDRRLLRWREGEVL